The proteins below come from a single Dinghuibacter silviterrae genomic window:
- a CDS encoding peptidoglycan DD-metalloendopeptidase family protein, with translation MNPKPLETFQRALEAGFQPVVPFHPGVDRISPLDLSAANVDLTDSVYDDLDKFNAFIEETRVRSGARYLVGGYGELRKIYGISPLFDEALRDGAAAAEPRRFHLGIDIWGPAGTPVYVPVAGRIHSLAWNGARGDYGGTIILEHGLLEYGSPGQGSPGAHWYSLYGHLSKASLEGKREDDVFTAGAELAAFGEPAENGWWPPHLHLQVILDLQGMKGDYPGVCRYSERESYLRNCPNPVGLLTFMRS, from the coding sequence ATGAATCCAAAACCGCTCGAAACATTCCAACGTGCACTGGAGGCTGGGTTTCAGCCGGTGGTACCTTTTCATCCGGGTGTCGATCGTATTTCTCCGCTTGATCTTTCCGCGGCCAATGTGGATCTTACGGATTCGGTATATGACGATCTGGATAAGTTCAATGCTTTTATCGAAGAAACCCGTGTCCGTAGCGGGGCGCGGTATCTGGTGGGGGGGTATGGGGAGCTAAGAAAAATATATGGGATCAGCCCGCTCTTTGACGAGGCGCTCCGCGACGGCGCCGCGGCAGCCGAGCCACGCCGTTTTCATCTTGGCATCGATATCTGGGGCCCCGCGGGCACACCCGTATATGTGCCTGTCGCGGGCCGCATCCATAGCCTCGCGTGGAACGGCGCCCGGGGCGATTACGGCGGTACGATCATCCTGGAACACGGATTGCTGGAATATGGGTCGCCCGGGCAGGGGTCGCCCGGCGCACATTGGTATTCGCTGTATGGCCACCTGAGCAAAGCATCGCTGGAGGGCAAGCGCGAAGACGACGTTTTCACCGCGGGCGCGGAACTGGCCGCCTTCGGCGAACCCGCGGAAAACGGCTGGTGGCCGCCCCACCTGCACCTGCAGGTGATCCTTGACCTACAGGGCATGAAGGGCGACTACCCCGGTGTATGCCGCTATTCGGAGCGGGAGTCCTACCTACGCAACTGCCCGAACCCCGTGGGTCTGTTGACGTTTATGCGATCGTAA
- a CDS encoding aldo/keto reductase, producing MNYTLLGRSGLKVSELCLGAMGFGTENGWGADKATSFRILEDFASAGGNFIDTANRYKDGSSEKYIGEFMGTRDRDFFVVASKYSLFDNQTNPNASGNNRKNMMRSVEGSLRRLQTDFIDVLYLHIWDLLTPIEEVFRGLDDLVRQGKIRYAAISDTPAWVVAQGNTLAACMGWSPLIALQVEYSLLQRTPERELIPMARHFGLTLTPWAPLAGGALSGKYLRGEKGRIKPESKRLDARSQAITETVVDVARELGVAPAHVALQWTRSGSFHCIPIVGATRPEQLAENLRVVDVRLTPEQLERLDNVSAIDLGFPGEFFKEEGVRTGNYGGFYDRINVNRPTGFGQLRR from the coding sequence ATGAATTACACACTACTCGGACGAAGCGGGTTAAAGGTCTCCGAGCTTTGTCTCGGCGCGATGGGTTTTGGCACGGAGAACGGCTGGGGCGCGGACAAGGCCACCAGCTTCCGGATACTGGAAGACTTTGCCTCCGCGGGCGGGAACTTTATCGACACCGCCAACCGCTACAAAGACGGCAGCAGCGAGAAGTACATCGGGGAGTTCATGGGCACCCGCGACCGGGATTTTTTTGTGGTGGCGTCCAAGTATTCGCTCTTCGATAACCAAACCAATCCCAACGCTTCCGGGAATAACCGGAAAAACATGATGCGCAGTGTCGAAGGAAGCCTCCGCCGTTTGCAAACGGACTTTATCGACGTCCTTTACCTGCACATCTGGGACCTGCTGACCCCCATCGAGGAGGTCTTCCGGGGTTTGGACGACCTGGTGCGCCAGGGCAAGATCCGGTACGCCGCGATCAGCGATACGCCGGCCTGGGTAGTGGCCCAGGGCAATACACTCGCGGCTTGTATGGGTTGGTCGCCCCTCATTGCCCTGCAGGTGGAGTATAGCCTGTTGCAACGCACGCCGGAGCGCGAATTGATCCCCATGGCGCGTCACTTCGGATTGACCCTGACACCCTGGGCACCACTGGCGGGCGGTGCGCTCAGCGGCAAATACCTCCGGGGCGAAAAGGGCCGGATCAAACCCGAAAGCAAACGCCTGGACGCCCGCAGCCAGGCCATCACGGAAACCGTCGTGGACGTGGCCCGGGAGCTGGGCGTCGCCCCCGCACACGTGGCGCTGCAATGGACGCGGTCGGGTTCCTTTCACTGCATCCCCATCGTCGGCGCGACCCGGCCGGAACAACTGGCCGAGAACCTCCGCGTCGTCGACGTCCGGCTCACGCCGGAGCAGTTGGAACGCCTGGACAACGTCAGCGCCATAGACCTGGGTTTCCCCGGGGAATTTTTTAAGGAAGAAGGCGTACGAACAGGGAACTACGGTGGATTTTACGATCGCATAAACGTCAACAGACCCACGGGGTTCGGGCAGTTGCGTAGGTAG
- the ruvB gene encoding Holliday junction branch migration DNA helicase RuvB yields MSNPHLQGGQEHQGAADREFENNIRPREMEEFSGQAQIVENLKVFIKAAKKRGEALDHVLFHGPPGLGKTTLSRIVAAELGVGIKETSGPVIEKPGDLAGLLTSLEPNGVLFIDEIHRLSTVVEEYLYAAMEDYRIDILIDSGPNAKSIQISLNPFTLVGATTRSGLLTAPLLSRFGIKSRLEYYDAATLQKIVARSAAILNTRITSDASQEIARRSRGTPRIANGLLRRVRDFAQVLGNGVIDLAITQHSLRALNVDEHGLDEMDNRILGAIIDKFKGGPVGLTTIATAVGEEPGTLEEVYEPFLIQEGFIKRTPRGREATEKAYEHMGRKMGSRGGEPTLF; encoded by the coding sequence ATGAGCAACCCCCACTTACAAGGCGGACAGGAACACCAGGGCGCGGCGGATCGCGAGTTCGAGAACAATATCCGGCCCCGGGAAATGGAAGAATTTTCCGGGCAGGCCCAGATCGTGGAAAACCTGAAGGTGTTTATCAAGGCCGCCAAGAAGCGGGGAGAAGCGCTGGATCACGTTCTTTTCCATGGCCCTCCGGGTCTTGGCAAAACCACCCTGAGCCGGATCGTTGCCGCCGAGCTGGGTGTCGGAATTAAGGAGACCTCCGGACCCGTGATCGAAAAACCCGGCGACCTGGCGGGTCTTTTGACCAGCCTGGAACCCAACGGTGTGTTGTTTATAGACGAGATCCACCGTTTGTCGACCGTGGTGGAGGAATACCTCTACGCAGCCATGGAAGACTACCGTATCGACATCCTCATCGACTCGGGACCCAATGCGAAAAGCATCCAGATCAGCCTCAACCCTTTTACCCTTGTCGGCGCCACGACCCGGAGCGGTCTTTTGACGGCGCCCCTGCTCTCGCGGTTCGGGATCAAGTCCCGGCTCGAATACTACGACGCAGCTACCCTACAAAAAATCGTGGCCCGCTCCGCGGCCATCCTGAATACCCGCATCACTTCCGACGCCTCCCAGGAGATCGCCCGTCGCAGCCGGGGTACGCCCCGTATCGCCAACGGCCTGCTCCGCCGCGTCCGCGACTTTGCCCAGGTGCTGGGCAACGGTGTCATCGACCTGGCGATCACCCAACACAGTCTCCGCGCCCTTAACGTGGATGAACACGGTCTCGATGAAATGGACAACCGCATCTTAGGCGCCATCATCGACAAATTCAAGGGCGGTCCTGTCGGTTTGACCACCATCGCCACGGCGGTGGGCGAAGAACCCGGCACACTCGAAGAAGTGTATGAGCCCTTTCTTATCCAGGAGGGATTTATCAAACGCACGCCCCGCGGCCGTGAGGCCACCGAAAAGGCGTATGAGCACATGGGCAGGAAGATGGGGTCCCGTGGCGGAGAGCCTACGTTGTTCTAA
- a CDS encoding quinone-dependent dihydroorotate dehydrogenase → MMYALLRRILFNFSTESVHHFAMDVLRAADGIPPVHTWLSRAFAAELPRTAWGLTFRNPVGLGAGFDKNAVYLSELDALGFGFVEIGTVTPRPQPGNDKPRLFRLPPDKALINRMGFNNEGAEAAADRVRAWRERGGGTGHNALIVGGNIGKNKDTPNEDAEKDYTLCFKALQDCVDYFVVNVSSPNTPGLRALQEKDALLRILGNVQELNQGLAQPRPLLLKIAPDLTEGQLDDIIDLANTVRLSGLVATNTTISREGLSTPSATVTSIGAGGLSGAPLRARSTEVIRHIRERSGGDLPIIGSGGVFTAGDAREKFDAGALLVQVWTGFIYEGPGIVKKICKGL, encoded by the coding sequence ATGATGTACGCACTGCTCCGACGGATTTTGTTCAACTTTTCCACCGAATCCGTCCATCATTTTGCCATGGACGTCCTCAGGGCGGCCGACGGCATTCCTCCTGTGCATACCTGGCTGAGCCGCGCTTTTGCCGCCGAACTCCCCCGCACCGCCTGGGGGCTTACCTTCCGCAATCCCGTCGGCCTGGGCGCGGGTTTTGACAAAAACGCCGTCTATCTTTCCGAACTCGACGCACTGGGGTTTGGTTTTGTCGAGATCGGTACGGTCACCCCCCGGCCCCAACCCGGCAACGACAAGCCCCGGTTGTTCCGGCTGCCGCCGGACAAAGCCCTGATCAACCGCATGGGTTTTAACAACGAAGGCGCCGAAGCCGCCGCCGACCGGGTGCGTGCCTGGCGGGAGCGGGGCGGAGGAACGGGGCATAACGCCCTCATCGTAGGCGGCAACATCGGCAAAAACAAGGACACCCCCAACGAGGACGCGGAGAAGGACTACACGCTTTGCTTCAAGGCCCTTCAGGACTGCGTGGACTACTTCGTCGTCAACGTCAGCTCTCCCAACACACCCGGTCTCCGGGCCCTCCAGGAGAAGGATGCCCTGCTCCGTATCCTTGGCAACGTCCAGGAACTCAACCAGGGCCTCGCCCAACCCCGCCCGCTGCTGCTCAAGATCGCCCCCGACCTTACCGAAGGCCAGCTCGACGACATCATCGACCTGGCCAACACCGTCCGGCTCAGCGGGCTAGTCGCCACCAATACCACCATCAGCCGCGAAGGGCTGAGCACTCCTTCCGCCACCGTGACCTCCATCGGCGCCGGCGGCCTGAGCGGCGCTCCTTTACGCGCGCGCTCCACCGAAGTGATCCGGCACATCCGCGAACGCTCCGGCGGCGACCTCCCGATCATCGGGTCCGGGGGCGTATTCACCGCCGGAGATGCCCGGGAAAAATTCGACGCGGGCGCCCTGCTCGTCCAGGTGTGGACGGGATTTATCTACGAGGGACCGGGGATTGTGAAAAAAATCTGCAAGGGGCTTTAG
- a CDS encoding thiolase family protein → MQDAFIVAGYRTAVGKSKRGGLRFFRPDDLAVEVINGVLASLPQLEKQRVDDLIVGNAVPEAEQGLQIGRMISVRALGIDVPGMTVNRYCASGLETIAIATAKIRSGQAECIIAGGTESMSLVPTSGWKTVPAWSVASTTPDYYLSMGLTAEAVAKEFNVSREDQDQFALRSHQRAQVAIKEGYFKPGILPINVEDTFVDPSGKRQKKTYVVDTDEGVRADTSLEALGKLKPVFAAGGSVTAGNSSQTSDGAAFVVVMGEKMVKELGITPLARLVSCASAGVHPRIMGIGPVAAVPRALKQAGMSLSQIDLVELNEAFASQSLAVIRELGMNPDIVNINGGAIALGHPLGCTGTKLTIQMMHELRRLKKKYGMVTACVGGGQGIAGIIELLN, encoded by the coding sequence ATGCAAGACGCTTTTATCGTAGCAGGATACAGGACGGCTGTAGGCAAGTCCAAACGCGGGGGGCTGCGGTTTTTCAGGCCGGACGACCTCGCCGTAGAGGTGATCAACGGGGTGTTGGCTTCCCTTCCCCAACTGGAAAAGCAACGGGTGGACGACCTGATCGTAGGGAACGCCGTCCCGGAAGCGGAGCAAGGCTTACAGATCGGCAGGATGATCTCGGTAAGGGCGTTGGGGATCGACGTTCCGGGGATGACGGTCAACCGGTATTGCGCCTCCGGTTTGGAGACCATTGCCATCGCCACGGCCAAGATCCGGAGCGGGCAGGCGGAATGCATCATCGCGGGAGGAACGGAGAGCATGAGCCTTGTGCCGACCTCCGGCTGGAAAACGGTTCCCGCCTGGTCGGTGGCGTCGACTACGCCGGACTACTACCTGAGCATGGGGCTGACGGCCGAAGCGGTCGCCAAGGAATTTAACGTCTCCCGGGAGGACCAGGACCAGTTTGCCCTGCGTTCTCATCAAAGGGCCCAGGTGGCCATAAAAGAAGGCTATTTCAAGCCGGGTATACTCCCGATTAATGTGGAGGATACGTTCGTAGATCCTTCCGGCAAGAGGCAAAAGAAAACCTACGTCGTCGATACGGATGAAGGGGTCCGGGCAGACACTTCCCTGGAAGCCCTGGGCAAACTCAAACCCGTCTTTGCGGCGGGTGGGTCGGTCACGGCAGGGAACTCCTCCCAAACCAGCGACGGGGCCGCCTTTGTCGTGGTCATGGGGGAAAAGATGGTCAAGGAACTAGGGATCACTCCCCTTGCCCGTCTCGTATCCTGCGCTTCGGCCGGTGTACACCCCCGCATCATGGGGATAGGTCCGGTGGCAGCAGTTCCCCGCGCCCTCAAACAGGCCGGGATGTCCCTCAGCCAGATCGACCTCGTGGAGCTCAACGAGGCTTTTGCCAGCCAGTCCCTCGCGGTCATCCGTGAATTGGGGATGAACCCCGACATCGTCAACATCAATGGGGGCGCCATTGCCCTGGGGCATCCCTTGGGTTGCACAGGGACGAAGCTCACCATCCAGATGATGCACGAGCTGCGCCGTCTGAAGAAAAAATATGGGATGGTGACCGCCTGCGTCGGTGGCGGGCAGGGGATTGCGGGCATCATCGAGTTGCTGAACTAG
- a CDS encoding DUF983 domain-containing protein, whose protein sequence is MSTQEPRPNYLWSMLNMRCPRCRRGRLFKDYSAYNLKHTTDMNEECPVCKQPTELEPGFYYGTGYVSYALSVALIVAWFVAWWVLIGFSSEDNRIFWCLGSCIGFLFLLQPWLMRLSRTVYLWFFVRYDPHYREHPVKKYG, encoded by the coding sequence ATGAGTACGCAAGAACCCCGCCCCAACTATCTCTGGAGCATGCTGAACATGCGGTGCCCCCGGTGCCGCCGTGGCAGGTTGTTCAAGGACTACAGCGCCTACAACCTCAAACACACCACCGACATGAACGAAGAATGCCCCGTGTGCAAACAGCCCACGGAGCTGGAACCTGGTTTCTATTACGGGACCGGGTATGTCAGCTACGCCCTGTCCGTGGCCCTGATCGTGGCCTGGTTCGTAGCCTGGTGGGTCCTCATCGGTTTTTCCTCCGAGGACAACCGCATCTTCTGGTGCCTGGGATCGTGCATCGGGTTCCTGTTCCTGTTACAGCCCTGGCTGATGCGCCTGAGCAGGACGGTGTACCTGTGGTTTTTTGTACGCTATGATCCCCATTACAGGGAGCACCCCGTGAAAAAGTACGGGTAG
- a CDS encoding ABC transporter ATP-binding protein, producing the protein MKLLLFYLKPYKWIVLLALGLAAINQAFSMLDPIYLGKIIDMFANHPHNFNAGKDYKNFVPGAPRSAAQYALGVAKYLGILIGVAMVSRIAKAFQDYYSQVIVQKFGATIFTDGLKRSMALPFNEFEDQRSGETLSTLTKVRADTEKFILSFVNVLFGILVGVVFVCIYSFVLHWSIVPMYVGGMLILSWMTSVLSRRIKGIQKKIVAETNALAGSTTESLRNIELVKSLGLTNQEIKRLNQNTFKILGLELKKVKNIRPLNFAQGTFVNFLRQSIMFLLLWLVFQSHITAGQVMTMLFYSFFIFGPLQDLGNIILSYREAEASLKNFHDLMQKPVEEEPLHPIHLGAIQTLSFENVGFQHRSASQKAVQDISFKADKGETIAFVGPSGSGKTTLMKLLVGLYQPQDGRITYNHIDGKDIHLDDLRNQIGFVTQDTQLFSGSIRENLLFVAPNATDAELMEALHKASCDRLLARADKGIETVIGEGGMKVSGGEKQRLSIARALLRKPALLIFDEATSALDSITEESITATIREISAEGGQICVLIAHRLSTIMHADRIYVLEQGEVVETGSHESLLELKGLYYAMWRQQIGERKKTITPALSAN; encoded by the coding sequence ATGAAACTGTTGCTCTTTTATTTAAAACCCTATAAATGGATCGTGCTGCTGGCGTTGGGGCTGGCGGCCATCAACCAGGCGTTTTCAATGCTGGACCCCATCTACCTGGGGAAAATCATCGATATGTTCGCCAACCATCCGCACAACTTCAACGCCGGCAAAGACTATAAAAACTTCGTGCCCGGCGCCCCGCGGTCGGCAGCCCAATATGCTTTGGGTGTCGCAAAATACCTCGGCATCCTGATCGGCGTGGCCATGGTGTCCCGGATCGCCAAAGCCTTCCAGGATTATTACAGCCAGGTGATCGTCCAGAAATTTGGCGCCACCATCTTCACCGACGGGTTGAAGCGGTCCATGGCGCTTCCCTTTAACGAGTTCGAAGACCAGCGGAGCGGGGAAACGCTGTCCACCCTGACCAAGGTAAGGGCCGATACGGAGAAGTTTATCCTGTCTTTTGTCAACGTACTGTTTGGCATCCTCGTGGGGGTGGTCTTCGTGTGCATCTATTCCTTTGTTCTCCACTGGTCCATCGTACCCATGTATGTGGGCGGCATGTTGATCCTGTCCTGGATGACCAGCGTCCTGAGCCGCAGGATCAAAGGCATACAAAAGAAAATTGTCGCCGAAACCAACGCCCTGGCGGGAAGCACCACCGAATCCCTTCGGAACATCGAGCTGGTCAAAAGCCTGGGGTTGACCAACCAGGAGATCAAACGGCTCAATCAGAACACCTTCAAGATCCTCGGCCTGGAGCTCAAAAAAGTCAAGAACATCCGGCCCCTGAACTTTGCACAGGGCACGTTTGTCAACTTCCTCCGGCAGTCCATCATGTTCCTGTTGTTGTGGCTGGTTTTCCAAAGCCATATCACCGCGGGCCAGGTGATGACCATGCTGTTTTATTCGTTCTTTATCTTCGGCCCGTTACAGGACCTGGGGAACATCATTTTGTCCTACCGGGAAGCGGAGGCGTCGCTCAAAAACTTTCACGACCTGATGCAAAAACCGGTGGAGGAAGAACCCCTGCACCCTATACACCTGGGGGCCATCCAGACACTGTCCTTCGAAAACGTCGGTTTCCAGCACCGGAGCGCCTCGCAAAAGGCCGTCCAGGACATCAGCTTCAAGGCGGACAAGGGCGAGACCATTGCCTTCGTCGGGCCTTCCGGTTCGGGTAAAACCACGCTCATGAAGTTGCTGGTCGGGCTGTACCAGCCGCAAGACGGGCGCATCACCTACAACCATATCGACGGCAAGGATATTCACCTCGACGACCTTCGCAACCAGATCGGCTTCGTGACCCAGGATACCCAACTTTTTTCGGGCAGCATCCGGGAAAACCTGTTGTTCGTCGCCCCCAACGCCACGGACGCGGAATTGATGGAAGCCCTGCACAAAGCGTCCTGCGACCGGCTGCTCGCCAGGGCCGACAAAGGGATTGAAACAGTCATCGGAGAGGGCGGGATGAAGGTGTCCGGTGGGGAAAAACAACGCCTGTCGATTGCCCGGGCGCTCCTGCGTAAACCGGCCCTGCTGATCTTCGACGAAGCCACCTCCGCCCTGGATTCCATCACCGAAGAATCCATCACCGCCACCATCCGGGAAATTTCCGCGGAAGGCGGCCAGATCTGTGTCCTCATCGCCCACCGGCTGTCGACCATCATGCACGCCGACCGGATCTACGTGCTTGAACAAGGCGAGGTCGTAGAGACGGGTTCGCACGAATCCCTTCTGGAGCTGAAAGGACTGTATTACGCGATGTGGAGACAACAGATCGGCGAAAGGAAAAAAACCATTACCCCGGCTTTAAGTGCTAATTGA
- a CDS encoding glycosyltransferase family protein, whose protein sequence is MQVSGFTFVRNAVKFGYPVVESIRSILPIVDEFVVCVGNSEDETEALIRSIDSPKIRIVPSVWDEALREGGKVLAVETDKAFAAISPQSDWAFYLQADEVVHEQYLDAIRQTMERYRDDPKVEGLLFRYEHFFGSYRFVGDSRRWYSREIRVVRNDKNIHSFKDAQGFRVVDPATGALRKLKVKPVDAFIYHYGWVKDPREHEKKLRYFPSLWRNDKDMATWTQALPTGADEYLHKDIDSLAHFRGTHPAVMENRVSAEDWVFDFDTRQKKFKKTKDRILYWLEQKTGKRLFEYRNYDLL, encoded by the coding sequence ATGCAAGTGAGTGGTTTTACCTTCGTGCGCAACGCCGTCAAATTCGGATACCCTGTTGTTGAATCCATCCGGTCCATTCTCCCCATTGTCGATGAATTTGTGGTTTGCGTAGGCAACTCGGAAGACGAAACGGAAGCCCTGATCCGCTCCATCGACTCCCCGAAAATCCGGATCGTCCCGTCGGTGTGGGATGAAGCGCTGAGGGAAGGCGGGAAGGTCCTCGCGGTGGAAACGGACAAGGCCTTTGCCGCCATTTCCCCGCAAAGCGACTGGGCATTTTATCTTCAGGCGGACGAGGTGGTGCACGAACAATACCTCGATGCCATCCGGCAGACGATGGAACGCTACCGGGACGATCCAAAGGTGGAGGGCCTGCTTTTCCGGTACGAACACTTTTTCGGGAGCTACCGTTTTGTAGGGGACAGCCGGCGTTGGTACAGCCGCGAAATCCGCGTCGTCCGGAACGACAAAAATATCCACTCTTTCAAGGATGCCCAGGGTTTCCGGGTGGTGGATCCCGCCACGGGCGCGCTGCGCAAGCTAAAGGTCAAACCGGTGGATGCGTTTATCTATCACTACGGATGGGTTAAGGATCCCCGGGAGCACGAGAAAAAGCTCCGCTATTTCCCTTCCCTTTGGCGAAACGACAAAGACATGGCGACCTGGACCCAGGCGCTGCCTACGGGCGCGGACGAATACCTGCACAAAGACATCGACTCCCTTGCCCATTTCCGGGGAACACATCCCGCGGTGATGGAAAACCGGGTGTCCGCGGAAGACTGGGTGTTTGACTTCGATACCCGGCAGAAAAAATTCAAAAAGACAAAGGACCGCATACTGTACTGGCTGGAACAAAAAACCGGGAAACGGCTTTTCGAATATAGAAACTATGATTTGTTATGA
- a CDS encoding YifB family Mg chelatase-like AAA ATPase: MLVRLYGCAVYGMDARMITVEVNVSAGLHYFIVGLADGAVRESLRRVESALKSNEWHMPRTKIVVNLAPAGFRKSGTAFDLPIALGVLGASGQLDPGFSLDDYAMMGELALDGSVRPIHGALLIAEQTARAGLKGLIVPAENAAEASLADGLPVFGVRHIREVVEVFRDGAASSHRVKTPGRAPDTAGSIVATRAPRFDRAFGPLDFCHVRGQHLAKRALEIAAAGSHNVLLVGPPGTGKTMLAQLLPGILPPLTREEAIEVTRVHSVAGRIPAGVSMVTQRPFRSPHHSSSATSLVGGGKPPGPGEISLAHNGVLFLDELPEFPRMALEYLRQPLEDRVVHISRVSGNLDFPASFMLVAAMNPCPCGYHTHPYKPCTCPDTAIRRYWQRVSGPLLDRIDLQVGVGPMGFEELEWKEAGGDPPRPDDGGQVAQGFYAGDTSATVRARVCAARAIQAQRFAAHPGVYGNAHMNAALVQRYCPVPEGAGKLLRGAMERLHLSARAYDRVRKIARTIADLGGERTLRPEHIAEALQYRGLDKDGPP; this comes from the coding sequence ATGCTGGTCAGATTATATGGTTGTGCCGTATACGGCATGGACGCGCGCATGATCACCGTGGAGGTGAACGTGAGCGCCGGGCTGCACTATTTCATCGTGGGGCTGGCGGACGGCGCCGTCCGGGAAAGCCTGCGCCGCGTGGAGTCCGCCCTCAAAAGCAACGAATGGCACATGCCCCGCACAAAGATCGTGGTCAACCTGGCTCCCGCGGGGTTCCGCAAATCGGGGACCGCCTTCGACCTGCCTATCGCCCTGGGCGTGTTGGGCGCCAGCGGGCAACTGGACCCCGGTTTCTCTTTGGATGACTACGCGATGATGGGGGAGCTGGCACTCGACGGTTCGGTGCGGCCTATCCATGGGGCGCTGTTGATCGCCGAGCAAACAGCCCGGGCAGGGTTGAAAGGACTCATCGTCCCTGCTGAAAATGCGGCCGAGGCGTCGCTGGCGGATGGTCTTCCGGTTTTTGGCGTTCGGCATATCCGTGAGGTGGTGGAGGTGTTTCGGGACGGCGCGGCGTCGTCACACCGGGTGAAGACCCCCGGCAGGGCGCCAGACACCGCCGGGTCGATCGTTGCCACCCGCGCCCCGCGGTTTGACCGCGCCTTCGGCCCCCTCGACTTTTGTCATGTCAGGGGTCAGCACCTGGCCAAGCGTGCCCTGGAGATTGCCGCCGCCGGCAGTCACAACGTTTTGCTCGTCGGCCCGCCCGGCACGGGCAAAACCATGCTGGCCCAACTGCTGCCCGGTATCCTCCCGCCGCTCACCAGGGAGGAGGCCATCGAGGTCACCCGTGTCCACAGCGTGGCAGGAAGGATCCCCGCGGGTGTTTCCATGGTGACCCAACGCCCCTTTCGTTCGCCCCACCACAGTTCCAGCGCCACATCCCTGGTGGGAGGCGGAAAACCGCCCGGACCGGGTGAAATATCCCTGGCCCACAACGGGGTCCTCTTTCTGGATGAACTCCCTGAATTTCCCCGGATGGCCCTCGAATACCTCCGTCAGCCCCTGGAGGACCGCGTCGTACACATATCAAGGGTAAGCGGAAACCTGGACTTCCCCGCCTCTTTCATGCTCGTGGCTGCTATGAATCCCTGCCCCTGCGGCTATCATACCCATCCATACAAGCCCTGCACCTGCCCCGATACGGCTATCCGCCGGTACTGGCAACGGGTGTCCGGGCCGCTGCTCGACAGGATTGATCTACAGGTGGGCGTGGGCCCCATGGGGTTTGAGGAGCTGGAGTGGAAGGAAGCGGGCGGCGACCCGCCGCGCCCGGACGACGGGGGGCAGGTGGCGCAGGGCTTCTACGCCGGCGACACCTCCGCTACGGTGCGCGCCCGCGTCTGCGCCGCGCGGGCGATTCAAGCACAGCGTTTTGCCGCCCACCCCGGCGTCTACGGGAACGCCCACATGAACGCCGCCCTTGTGCAACGGTATTGCCCCGTGCCGGAAGGAGCAGGGAAGCTGCTACGCGGCGCCATGGAACGACTGCACCTGTCGGCGAGGGCCTACGACCGCGTGCGGAAAATCGCCCGGACCATCGCCGACTTAGGCGGGGAGCGGACCCTGAGACCCGAGCATATCGCGGAGGCGCTCCAGTACCGGGGTCTGGACAAAGACGGCCCGCCGTAG